The following proteins are encoded in a genomic region of Necator americanus strain Aroian chromosome II, whole genome shotgun sequence:
- a CDS encoding hypothetical protein (NECATOR_CHRII.G7863.T1) gives MNNTFMPYIDQWFRELPAVYIVFIGLGACVFLGISAVTTILVWRVHHFVQDEYVQADLYFIIFVPFIVSGMCLVGNIIPRAAQITYAIGLIYLMLCLHITMLIITRLFGNRNGMAKWLADQNKVLHFDVRPYCCCCHCLPGLAPTPKKVRRLTYFVRQSPIVRVVLQITIVILGVEGLSDKSGVFQVLNALGVASTLIAVFVCHVFVTATKEALTPFNMYVIFRCVDVTQVLYTFQKFILDLIAKNGGMGGLSMATPAMVARFWNNVAVTLEVALVSFIMFRNIRPGFADVDCQRLRG, from the exons ATGAACAATACCTTCATGCCTTACATTGACCAATGGTTTCGAG AGCTGCCCGCGGTCTACATTGTGTTCATAGGATTGGGCGCTTGTGTTTTTCTGGGTATCAGTGCAGTCACGACGATCCTAGTCTGGAGAGTTCATCATTTCGTTCAAGATGAATACGTACAAGCCGATctatattttatcatttttgttccattt ATCGTTTCCGGTATGTGCCTGGTCGGGAATATTATACCTCGTGCTGCTCAAATTACGTACGCTATTGGATTGAT ATACCTCATGTTATGCTTGCATATCACCATGCTCATCATTACTCGGCTTTTTGGGAACAGAAATGGTATGGCCAAGTGGTTAGCGGATCAAAACAAA GTACTGCATTTTGACGTCAGACCTTACTGCTGTTGTTGTCATTGTTTGCCTGGATTAGCCCCTACACC aaaaaaagttcgacGCTTGACATACTTCGTTCGACAATCACCAATTGTGAGGGTAGTGCTTCAAATAACGATAGTGATTCTAGGAGTGGAGGGCCTCTCCGACAAATCAGG agtTTTTCAAGTACTCAATGCCTTGGGAGTGGCGTCAACTTTGATCGCCGTTTTTGTGTGTCATGTATTCGTAACTGCTACAAAG GAAGCCCTCACACCCTTCAACATGTATGTAATATTCCGATGTGTGGACGTCACTCAAGTGCTGTATACATTTCAAAAGTTCATTCTCGATTTGATAGCGAAAAACGGTGGAATGGGAGGGCTGTCGATGGCAACGCCAGCCATGGTTGCACGGT TTTGGAACAATGTAGCAGTGACGCTTGAGGTGGCGCTGGTTTCCTTCATCATGTTCCGCAACATACGGCCAG GATTTGCGGATGTCGATTGCCAAAGATTACGCGGATaa
- a CDS encoding hypothetical protein (NECATOR_CHRII.G7864.T1) translates to MKRSATLWRNLMPLSSRLSTPHIGKTPRRMTADEAVSAIGSNSDIFVHSQAATPTELLNALCKRVDSEGLKDLRPIHILLSGKVPWADKKYVGKIRSNCLFMANTFRPLVKEGHADYIPMFLSAMPSNFYNKNFPVDFALISVSPPDKLGYCSLGVNVDTSLAAIESAKKVIAIINPKVPRTCGNTIIHESRIDSFVEVDREIYGNPEGQQISEEEKRIGELIAENLVEDGATLQLGIGAIPDSTLLAMKNHKDLGIHTELLGDGVIDLIKSGVINNSKKTVLPGKVVTSFGFGTQKFYKFLHENPMIHFECCSWTNHSDVIRANSKMTCINSGIEIDITGQVASDSIGKTFYSGFGGQVDFMNAAATTHDGLGKAIMAITSRTNKGKSKITTTLAEGAGVVTTRGHVRYVVTEYGIANLGAKNVRQRAHALIQIAHPDDREKLEKEAFERLKCMPSP, encoded by the exons ATGAAGCGTAGTGCAACGTTATGGCGGAATCTGATGCCGTTATCCAGTCGACTATCAACACCGCATATAGGGAAAACTCCTCGACGAATGACCGCGGATGAAGCTGTCAGTGCGATTGGCTCAA aCAGCGATATATTCGTTCATAGTCAAGCAGCTACACCCACGGAATTATTGAATGCTCTGTGTAAACGGGTAGATTCCGAAGGGCTCAAAGATCTTCGCCCCATCCATATTCTCCTCAGTGGGAAAGTACCATGGGCAGACAAAAAGTACGTTG gaaaaatacgATCAAACTGTCTATTCATGGCCAACACTTTTCGTCCTTTGGTAAAGGAAG GACATGCTGATTACATACCAATGTTTCTTTCGGCTATGCCTAGCAACTTctacaacaaaaattttccagtgGATTTTGCGTTAATCTCTGTGTCTCCTCCcg ATAAGTTGGGTTACTGTTCTCTAGGAGTGAATGTAGACACTTCATTGGCTGCAATTGAAAGTGCTAAAAAAGTTATTG CCATCATCAATCCTAAAGTGCCTCGAACATGCGGAAACACGATAATTCACGAATCACGGATTGATTCCTTCGTCGAGGTTGACAGGGAAATTTATGGAAATCCAGAAGGACAACAGATAAGCGAG gaagagaAGAGGATTGGTGAATTGATCGCTGAAAATTTGGTCGAAGACGGAGCAACACTTCAGTTAG gGATTGGAGCTATTCCTGATTCAACGCTATTAGCGATGAAAAATCACAAGGACTTAGGGATTCATACAGAACTGCTTGGTGACGGTGTAATTGATCTCATTAAAAGTGGAGTTATtaataattcgaaaaaaacagTGCTGCCTGGGAAG GTGGTTACAAGTTTTGGATTCGGTACTCAAAAGTTCTACAAATTTCTTCACGAGAATCCTATGATCC ATTTCGAATGCTGCAGTTGGACAAACCATTCCGATGTTATTCGTGCGAATTCCAAGATGACATGCATCAATTCTGGTATTGAAATTGATATCACTGGTCAGGTAGCTTCGGATTCAATTGGGAAAACGTTCTACTCAG GATTCGGTGGACAAGTCGATTTTATGAATGCAGCAGCCACCACTCACGATGGTTTGGGAAAGGCCATAATGGCGATCACATCCAGaacaaataaaggaaaatctaAGATAACGACAACACTTGCTGAG ggaGCTGGAGTTGTTACCACACGTGGCCATGTACGTTATGTTGTCACCGAATACGGTATAGCGAATCTCGGTGCAAAAAATGTTCGACAACGAGCGCATGCTCTCATACAAATCGCTCATCCGGATGatcgggaaaagctagagaaggAAGCTTTTGAGAGACTCAAGTGTATGCCTTCGCCTTGA